The window CGCAGGAGCGCAGCGACGAGGAGATTGAAGCCGTGCCCGCGGAAAGCGTCCGCCTGGAACGGAAAGCAACGGTTTGTTGATAATGTCCCTTTTCCTTAGTTCGTTTTATATAGATTGGAAAATCCAGATGCCAACAAAGGAAAAAGTGGGGGTTTTAGGGTCATTTGGTATCTAGTCACTTCGGATAATGAGATTTATCCTTTAACAAACTATTCGAAAAATGACGAAGAGGATCTCCCTATAGGTGAAATTAGAAGGATCATAAGAAAATCTGTTGGAACGAAATAAAGGATTCGACATCCAACACTTTAGCCGGATTGGTTGAGGTGTTTTTTGTGCTCGGAAATTATAAAATACACCCCCTTTTTTTGAATTAATCTTCAGTCTTCAAAACACGATGGAAAGTGCGTTCGTATGCTATAATGAAAGTTACGTTGAAAATTGTGTTCAGAATACCTCACTGTAGGGGGAGAAGTGGTTGTACGATTACATAAAAGGGATTGTCACCCGAGTGACACCCGAGTATATTGCATTGGAACAGGGTGGAATCGGCTGGCAGATCTTGACGCCGAACCCGTATGCTTTCCATATGACGGATGAGATCCAGCAAGTGTTCATTTACATGCACGTCCGGGAAGACACGCAGATGCTTCTTGGCTTTAAAACGCTGGAGCAGCGGGAGTTGTTCAAGAAATTGATCACCGTTTCCGGCATCGGGCCGAAAGGGGCGTTGGCTATCTTGGCGAGCGGCATCCCTTCCCAAGTGATCGGCGCGATTGAACGGGAGGATGAATCCTTCCTCGTCCAATTTCCGGGAGTGGGCAAGAAAACGGCCCGCCAGATGATCCTTGATCTGAAAGGAAAGCTTCACGACTTGTTCACGGAGATCGATCTGCCGGATGAAGAAGTCACCTTGTTGACGATGGCTGAAAACGGAGCTCTCGATGAAGCGATGCTCGCCTTGGAAGCGCTTGGTTATTCGCAAAGGGAACTGGCGAAAATCAAGCCGAAGCTCGAAAAAGAAGAGCGAGACACGGAAGGCTATATGAAATGGGCCCTTCAGCTTTTATTGAAACAGAAATGATGAACGTAGAAAGGAGTACGGATGATGGAGGAACGGGTGCTATCGGCAGAAGTGACGAATTTCGATGAACGCTTTGAACAATCTTTGAGACCCCAATTCCTGAACCAATATATTGGGCAGGATAAGGTGAAGGACAATCTCGGCATCTTCATCGAAGCGGCGAAGGGGCGGCAGGAAAGTTTGGACCACGTTCTGCTCTATGGTCCGCCCGGCCTCGGGAAGACGACGTTGGCGAACGTCATTGCGAATGAAATGGGAGTCAATGTCCGGATGACGAGCGGGCCCGCAATTGAGCGTCCGGGTGATCTGGCGGCGGTCGTGTCGTCGCTTGAACCGGGGGATGTGCTGTTCATTGATGAAATCCATCGGTTGAACCGTTCAATCGAGGAAGTGCTTTATCCGGCGATGGAGGATTTCTGCCTCGATATCATCGTTGGGAAAGGCCCTGCCGCCCGTTCCATTCGCCTTGATCTGCCCCCGTTCACATTGATCGGTGCGACAACCCGTGCAGGATCCTTGTCGGCGCCTCTCCGTGACCGCTTCGGCGTGCCGCTGCGGCTGGAATATTATGATGTCGAGCCGCTGAAAGAGATCGTCATCCGCAGCGCTCATCTGTTTGAGGTGGAAATCGATGGACAGGCTGCCATGGAAATTGCGCGCCGTTCCCGTGGAACCCCACGGATTGCGAACCGGCTATTGCGCCGTGTCCGTGATTATGCACAAGTGCGCGGGACGGGAGCGGTGACGCTGGAGATGTCAAAAGAAGCGCTTGAAATGTTGCAGGTCGACTCGCACGGCCTCGACCATATTGACCATAAGCTGCTTACCGGGATGATTGAACGGTTCCGGGGAGGCCCGGTCGGGATCGACACGATTGCCGCAAGCATCGGGGAGGAATCGGTGACGATTGAAGATGTGTATGAACCGTATTTATTGCAGATCGGTTTCATCCAACGGACTCCGCGCGGACGAGTGGCGACCCCGCTGGCGTATGAACATTTCGGCTATCCGATTCATGATCAGGATGGAAATTAACCTTTAATAGAGGAGACGTTATCGAGTATGGAAGTAAATGATTTTGATTTTGATTTGCCGGAACGGCTGATTGCGCAGACTCCGTTGGCGGATCGTACGGCGAGCCGGCTCATGGTGCTCGACCGGGAGACCGGGGAAGTGGTGCACCGCCATTTTCGTGATCTCGTCGATGAGCTGGAAGCGGGCGATCTTCTCGTCCTGAATGACACACGTGTCTTGCCTGCGCGGCTGATGGGAATAAAAGAGGACACGGGTGCCTCGATCGAAGTATTGTTGTTGAAGGAAATTGGGGAAGATGAGTGGGAGACGTTGGTCAAGCCCGCAAAACGGGTGAAGGTCGGAACAATTGTGACATTTGGGGATGGCCGTCTGAAAGCGCGTTGCACGGGCATCTTGGAACAAGGCGGGCGGACATTTCAGTTCTTATACGATGGCATCTTTTACGAAATTTTGGATGCGCTCGGCCAGATGCCGCTGCCTCCTTATATTACAGAAACGCTTGATGATCAATCCCGCTATCAGACAGTATTCGCGAAGGAGCGAGGCTCGGCAGCGGCTCCGACTGCGGGCCTTCATTTCACAGAGGAAATTCTGGAGGAACTCAAGGCGAAAGGCGTCGGCGTCGAATTCATCACGCTGCATGTCGGGCTCGGAACGTTTCGGCCGGTGAGTGTCGATTCGATCAAGGACCATACGATGCACTCCGAGTATTATCAAGTGTCGGAAAGCACAGCCCAGGCGATCAATGCCGCAAAGGAAGCAGGCGGCCGGATTATCGCCGTCGGTACAACTTCTGCCCGGACGCTTGAAACGATCGGCTCGGCCCATAATGGAAAGATTGTGCCGGAGAGCGGTTGGACGTCCATTTTTATTTATCCAGGCTATGAGTTCAAGATCTTGGATGGTCTAGTAACTAATTTTCATTTGCCGAAATCAACATTGATTATGTTGGTGTCCGCTTTATCGACGCGTGAACATGTACTAAAAGCATATCATGAGGCGGTTCAGGAAAATTATCGCTTCTTCAGTTTTGGAGATGCGATGTTCATGAAACCGCCAAAGAGGAAGGAATCATAAAAGATGGCAGCAATCACCTACGAACATATTAAGACTTGCAAGCAGACCGGCGCCCGGCTTGGCATCGTCCATACACCGCACGGATCGTTCGAAACGCCCGCATTCATGCCGGTCGGAACACAAGCCACCGTCAAAACAATGTCCCCGGAAGAATTAAAAGAAATCGGTGCGGGCATCATCCTAAGCAATACGTACCATTTATGGCTTCGTCCAGGACACGACATTATCAAAGAGGCTGGAGGACTTCATGCCTTTATGAATTGGGATCGCCCGATATTGACCGATTCCGGCGGATTCCAAGTGTTCTCCCTGAGCGAATTCCGGAAAATCGAAGAAGAAGGGGTTCATTTCAGACATCACTTGAACGGCAGCAAATTGTTCCTGAGCCCGGAAAAAGCGATGGAAATACAAAATGCGCTCGGCTCGGATATTATGATGGCTTTCGATGAGTGCCCTCCATTCCCAGCAACGCATGAGTATATGAAAGCGAGTGTTGAGCGGACTTCGCGCTGGGCTGAACGTTGTTTGTCCGCGCATGCCCGTCCCGAAGACCAAGGCCTATTTGGGATTGTCCAAGGCGGGGAATATGAGGATTTGCGCAAACAAAGTGCGAAAGACCTTGTGTCCCTTGACTTCCCGGGTTATGCGATCGGCGGCTTGTCGGTCGGGGAACCAAAAGATATCATGAACCGCGTGTTGGAGTTCACAACGCCTCTCCTGCCGCAAGATAAGCCGCGCTACCTCATGGGGGTCGGGTCTCCGGATTCACTGATCGACGGCTCCATACGCGGCATCGATATGTTCGACTGTGTATTGCCGACGCGTATTGCGCGAAACGGTACACTTATGACGAGCAATGGCCGCGTTAATATCAAAAACGCCCAATACGAACGCGACTTCGGACCACTTGATGAAAATTGCAGCTGCCATGTATGCCGAACGTACAGCCGGGCGTACATCCGCCACCTTATTCGGGCGGGCGAGACATTCGGCATCCGGTTGACGACCTACCATAACCTTTCATTCCTCCTTCAGCTGATGGAGCAAGTTCGGGAGGCCATTCGGAATGATCGTCTCGGTGATTTCCGTGAAGAATTTTTTGAGCAATATGGATTCAACAAACCGAATGCAAAAAACTTCTGAATCTTGTATAATGAATCGAGGTTGAAAGGGGGATGACTCAATGGAAAATTTAGCAGGTTTACTGCCATTTGTGGCCATGTTCGCAGTAATGTGGTTCTTGCTGATCCGACCAGCTCAAAAAAGACAAAAAGCGACGAAGGCGATGCAGGAAGGATTGAAACGTGGAGATCACGTAATTACAATTGGCGGCCTTCATGGCACCATCGATGCTGTCGACGAAACGTCCGTGTTTTTGAAAGTCAACAATGGTACGATACTTCAATTCGATAGACAAGCAATCGGACGTGTGACAGAGTCCGTCTGATTTCGAATGACTCATCAAAGAGGCCAAGCTCTAAGGGACACCCCCTCGGACCTTGGCCTCTTTTTCGTGTATAGCTGGAGTCGAGGTATGGGTATCCTTCTTAAAAAAGGGGAGGATTTTTGGATGTTCGATTTGTTAGTCATCAGTTATCGGACTGTGTTGCTCTATGTGCTGATTTTGATCATCCTCCGCATCATGGGGAAACGGGAAGTCGGTGAACTTGGTGTCATTGATGTAGTGGTGTTTGTCATCATGGCGGAGGTGGCGGCGTTCGCATTGGATTCGCCCGACAAGAAACTGATCCAATCCATCGTGCCGATGATCATCCTGCTCGTCATTCAATATGCTTCTTCCTTCCTTTCATTAAAGAGCAAGAACTTCAGGGATATAGTGGACGGAGATCCCGCTCTTATCATTCGGCATGGAATCATTATGGAAGAGGAAATGCGGCGGCAACGGTACAATTTGGATGACTTGTTTCAACAGCTCCGGGAACAGCAAGTCGGATCCATTCATGAAGTCTCATTCGCCTACTTGGAGCCGTCCGGAAATTTATCCGTTTTTAAGCATGATAGCGTTCAACCGGTCCTCGCCCTTATTTCGGACGGCGTCATCCAAGGCAAGCATGTGAAAATGATCGGGAAAACGGAAAAATGGCTCGAAACCGAACTGCGCAAAATGGGCATTTCGGATCCGAGCCATATCTTCTATTGCTCTTATGAAAACGGGTCGCTGCAGTATCAATTGAAAGAGCAGCATCAATGATGCTTCAATAATCTCTTGAACATTAAAAAATCACGCTTCTTCACTTGGCCTGTCAGAACGAGGATGGCCAATAGAAATAGGGAAGTGATGAGGCATTCCGTAAAAAGATGATATTCGCCGATCGGGATGAACAATGGCCGCATGATAATGGTCATGATAAAAGAGGCATACGGCAGGACAAACATTGTGAATCCGGTATTCGTCGATTTGTTTTTCCGCAATGTGGCAATGTGAAGGAACGAAGTGACCAGGACCCCGAAACCGATGGCGAGCACTGCACCCGTCTCTTGCAAACCGGGTTGCGAGGCCAAAACGAACATGACACCCAGCTTTGCAATCCCACCATAGACTGAGTTCATCATCCCCGCCTTCGCCTCGCCAGTCGCCTGTAAAATGGAGTAGAGCGGGCTTTGGATGTAATAAAAGAAAAAAACCGGAGCGAGGATGGACATATATTTGCCGCCCTCTGTCACATGGAACAGCGTTTCAGCGAGTGCCTGGCCATGTATGAAAAAGACGGCCGCCGCAAAAGTGCCAGTCAACGCGGAAAGTCGGAGGGACAAATGGATCCGTTCCCGTAATTTCCCTTTATTCTTAGATGCTGCCGCTCCGCTGACAGCCGGGACGAGGACGACCGCCAGCGCATAAGGGATGAAGGACGGGAATAGCAGGAGCGGGATGAGCACTCCCGAAATGACGCCGTACAGTGAGGTCGCGGCAAGTGCGGTGACGCCTGACACAGCCAACGCACGTAAGAAAATGATCGGTTCGAGAAACCATGTGAAGGTTCCGAACAATCGGCTGCCCGACGAGGGAAGCGCGATGGAAAGCAACGGCTCGAACGGATAGCGATCCGGCTTTTCCTTAGTTGGCGGGACTCTCTTTTTCTTCTGCCAATATTTGAAGAGTAAATAAAGGACGGAGAGCATTTCAGCCAACAATGTAATCCCCATTGCGTAGGCGGCATTCATTGCAGAATTATCGGCGACCAGAACTGAGGGGAGCAACCAGGTGATGAGTGCGATTCTGCAGATTTGCTCCAAAATTTGCGACCAGGCCGTTTCTTCAATCCGGGCAATCCCTTGGAAATAGCCCCGGATCAGTCCACCGATAGCCGCGATCGGAACGATGGCAATCCCTACATACAACGTTAGAGAAGAGGCGGCATTGCCGAGCAGCGTCTCCGATAAATAAGGGACGAAAAGAACCGAGGCGGGTATGAATACCATGCCGGTCAGGATGGTAATGAAAGTGGCTGTCCTCATGACGGCCGGGAGTTTAGCGCTTTGCCCTTTCGCCTCTAGTTCGGCAATCACTTTGGCGATAGCGATCGGAACACCGAGTTGAACTAGCGATAGGAAAAAAATGAACGCGGGATAAGCCGTCATATAGATTCCGACCGCTTCTTCACCCGCGACCCGCATGAATTGCATCCGATATACAAAACCTAGCAGTTTCGATAAAAAGACTGCGGCCATGAGCACGACCGTTCCCCGGATAAATGAAGACAACTTGAACAACTCCTTCTCATTTCCGATCATTTCGTATACAATAAATGTATGCACGCTCTGTTGCACTTACGACTGCTCGGGAAGGGGAGGGGACAATGGCGATCAAGTTCGAACAACATTTTATCCATATGTTGCCGGCGCTTCAAAGCAAGAAGAACGAACTTCATTTATACGGATACACCTCTGTGACGGAAGAGGAAATCTGGACCTATTGCGTACATAAAAAATGGCGCAAAAAAGACGTTGACGCTATGCGCGTCTTTGAAATCGCCAAGGACATTCTCCGAATATCGCCCGCTGAATTCATGACATTCACCCAAATAGAAGAGCAGCGTGAAGGCAATTGGTTCTCCGATTTGAACAGTGAAGAACTGCAAGCATTGCTGGCACCGCAAAAAGTCGAAAATAATTAATAAAAAAGGTACACGTCCATTTGACACGCGGATGCCCGTGTTTCATAATGGACGTGTTGCGTTTTTTTAAACTGTAGTGATCGGGCAAATCTGACAAGGATCCGGGAAATATGATCGGATGGACTACCGAGCCGTTTTCATCCGGAAGTACAGTGATTCCTGGAAACTGGTCGAACTTGCGATTTTACGAGATAGAATGCTTTTGTTTTCGAAGAGAGTGCACCTGGTGCACGCTTCAAAGAATGAGGAGGAAATGGTTTTATGAAAAGTAGAGGTCGGATTGTCGCGTTCCTTTTATTGCTCGTCCTATTCGGGTCACTGATCGGATCGACCGCCAATCCAATTGTGAAAGATGTCAAATTAGGTCTCGACTTGCAAGGTGGATTCGAAGTCTTGTACCAAGTTGAACCGTTGAAAGATGGGAAAAAAATAACGGAGGACATGGTGAAGGACACGGCGAACGCCTTGACGAACCGGATCGACGTGCTCGGCGTCAGTGAGCCGAGCATCCAAATCGAGTCCAACAACCGGATTCGCGTGCAATTGGCTGGGGTGGAAGACCAGAAATCAGCCCGTGAGTTGTTGTCCACACAAGCGAATCTGACGTTCCGGGATGCTGACGATAACCTGATTTTGGACGGGAACGATCTTAAGGAAGGGAAAGCAAAAGCGAACTTCGGAGAAACCGGAAATCCGGTTGTCACATTGGAAATGAAAGATCCGAAAAAATTCGGCGAAGTGACGACGCTCATTTCACAGAAGAAGCCGGAAAACGTTATGGTCATCTGGCTCGACTTCGTGGAAGGCGAGGATTCATTCCGGGAAGAGGCCCAAAAACCGAACCCGAAATTCATCTCCGCGCCTTATGTTCAAAATCCGATTCAATCGTCCAATGTAGAGATTTCGGGTAGCTTTACGGTGGAGGAGACGAAGCATCTTGCCGGGATTCTGAATGCCGGTGCCTTGCCGGTTCACTTAGAAGAAATCTATTCCACTTCGGTTGGTGCCCAGTTCGGTGAGCAGGCGTTGAACAAAACGGTTTTCGCTGGAATTGTCGGGATTGCGCTCATTTTCCTATTCATGCTGTTCTATTATAGACTGCCAGGGTTTGTGGCTGTCATCACCTTATCGGTTTATATCTACTTGATTTTACTTGTCTTTACATTGATTAATGGTGTGCTGACATTGCCGGGAATCGCCGCCCTCATGCTCGGTGTCGGGATGGCCGTCGATGCGAACATCTTGACCTATGAACGAATTCGCGAAGAACTGCGGGTCGGAAAATCAGTCAAGACGTCCTTCCTGGCCGGGGCGAAATCATCCTTCACTGCCATTTTGGACGCCAATATTACTACGTTACTGGCAGCAGTTGTGCTGTTCATTTTCGGGACAAGCTCGGTCAAAGGGTTTGCAACGATGCTCATCATCAGTATCCTTGTCAGCTTCTTGACAGCGGTCTGGGGTTCGAGGTTACTACTTGGATTGCTAGTCAATAGTGGATCCCTTGATGGAAAGCCGGGTCTGTTCGGCATCTCCAAAAGCCGTGTCCATCCACCGGAAGAACAGATGGAAACGTTGGATCTTACGACAAAATTTGACCGTTTCGATTTTGTTCATAGCCGGAAGCGATTTTATGTAATTTCAACAGTGCTGTTGGCAGCAGGTATCATCATGCTCGCTGTATTCAAATTGAATCTTGGCATCGACTTCTCCAGTGGTACCCGTATTGAAATCATGGCGGAAAAGCCATTGACGAAGGAAGTTGTGACGGACTACTTGGAAGAAATCGGGCATCCGTCGAGTGACATCGTCATTTCTGGTGAGACGGGTAATATCGGGGTCGTCCGATACAAGGAAGAGTTTAAGCAGGAAGAAATCAATAAACTAAAATCGGAAATCGCAACGGAGTATGGCGCGGAACCAAATATCTCAACCGTTTCGTCGACAGTCGGTGAAGAATTGGCGCTAAATGCGTTTAAAGCGCTCTTGGTTGCCGCATTAGGTATCATCATCTATGTCGCCTTCCGTTTTGAATGGCGGATGGGGGTCGCGTCAATCATCGGGCTGTTCCACGATGCCTTCTTCATGGTTGCCATCTTCAGCATCTTGCGACTTGAAGTGGATATCACGTTCATTGCGGCCGTCCTGACGATTGTCGGGTATTCGATCAATGATACGATCGTTACCTTCGACCGGATTCGTGAAAACTTGAATCGCCGTGGCGTCATCGATAATGTGGATGAGTTGGCCGATATCGTGAATAAATCCCTCCGTCAAACATTGGGACGTTCCGTCAACACCGTGCTGACCGTCATATTCGTTGTCGTCGCCTTGATGCTGCTAGGGGCTGAATCGATCAAAACCTTCTCGATCGCGTTGCTCATCGGTTTGCTGGCTGGTACGTACTCTTCGATCTTCATTTCCGCTCAAATCTGGTTTGACTTGAAAAAGCGGCAAATGAAAGACAAAGGCACATTGAATGTCAAACAAGAGAAGAAACAATGGGGATCGGACGAACCGGTCGTCTAATCGATTATGGAATCACCCGTCTGGCCACCAGGCGATGCGTTTCATCTTCGGGAACAGGGTATACTACGGTATACCCTGTTTTTTTATTATGCACTGGGGGTGTGGAGTGCTGATAAGTCGTGCGGAGTGCTGATATCTCGCGTGAAGTGCTGATAAGTCGTGCGTCGTGCTGATATCTTGTACGAAGCGCTGATAACATCCACCAAGAGCTATGAATCCCCGACTATAATCCACATCATCGAAAGGAGGAAATCCCGTGAAATTCCAATGGACTCTGTTATTCGGACTTTTATTTGCGATTTTGATTGCCGTTTTCGCTGTTTTCAATGTGGATTCGGTCGAAGTGAATTATGTTTTTGGCACAGCGATGTGGCCGCTCGTCTTGGTCATTTTAGGATCGGCCCTGCTCGGTGCCTTGACAAGCGGGTTTGTTGCCATCTTTCGCTCCTACCGCTCCAACCGCCGTATCAAAGAATTGCAGAAAGAGCTGGCGGCCAAGGAAACGACCATTGCCGCCCAGCAAAATGAAATTGCCAGCCTTCAACGATATTACAAACCTTTCGAAGCGGATTCCATCGACCTCAATGAAAAAACTGCTGAATAATCTACCAAATTAAACTTTCCTGGACTGTCCGGGAAAGTTTTTTTCTTTTCTACTTCGTTATAGTATTTCCTTTTAGATACATAGGACATCCGTTATAATGACGATAAGGATGTGAACCAAATTGATTGAATCAAAGAAAAGATGGACGATTAGTAGACCGGATGACGAGATTGTCGAAACGCTGCAATCGACTCTCAAGATTCCGTCTGTCCATGCCAAAATTCTGGCTGCCCGTGGAATAACGGAGCCGACCAAGGCGAAAGCTTTTTTACATATGGATGAAACCTGCTTGCATGACCCGTTTTTATTTCATGATATGGACAAAGCAGTTGATATCATTGGCCGCGCTATTTCTGAACAGAAGAAGATCGTTGTTTATGGAGACTATGATGCGGATGGCGTGACTAGCGTCTCCGTCTTGACGACGGCATTGGAGCGGCTGGGGGCAGATGTTTTCTTTGCCATACCGGACCGCTTTCAACACGGCTACGGGCCGAATCAAGAATTGTTCGAGGAACTGCATGAGCAAGGGGCATCGCTCATTATCACAGTCGATAACGGAATTTCCGGAATCGATCAGATCGCCCATGCCAAATCGCTCGGCATGGATGTGATCATCACCGACCACCATGAAATCGGGGAAACGATTCCGGCAGCGGATGCTGTCATCCATCCCCGGCACCCGGAAGGCTCCTATCCGTTCGGTGAATTGGCCGGCGTCGGGGTGGCGTTTAAATTGGCCTGTGCCTTGCTCGGGGAAATTCCTCATGACTTGATCGAGCTAGTCGCAATCGGTACGGTGGCTGACCTTGTGCCGCTTCAGGACGAAAACCGCTATTTGGTCAAGGAGGGGATCCGCCGCATGCGCCGCTCCACACGTCCGGCCATCCAGGCGCTTGCCCGCGTGGCAGGTGCAGAGCAAGCCGGGTTGAATGAAGAATCGATTGGTTTCACGATTGGCCCTCGGATCAATGCGGCAGGACGCTTAGGTGATGCAAAACCTGCTGTCGATCTCCTGAAGACAGACGATGAGGGGGTCGCCATGGCATTGGCCGAGCAACTGGACTCGTTGAACAAAGAAAGACAAGCCATCGTTTCGACTATTACGAAGGAAGCAGAGCGGATGATCTCCGACACATATGGGGACAAGATCCCTTACGTATTCGTCATAGCAGGAGAAGGGTGGAACCCGGGGGTCGTCGGAATCGTTGCCAGCCGGTTGACGGAGAAATATCATCGCCCTTCCATCGTCCTTTCATTGGATCCGGAAGCGGGAACGGCAAAAGGGTCGGCACGAAGTATTTCGGGATTCGACTTATTCGGGGAACTGTCCAAAAATGCACATCTTCTACCGCATTTCGGAGGCCATCAGATGGCGGCCGGCATGACTTTGTCCATCGATGATATCGACGACCTGCGCCAAAATTTGAATGCCCAGGCGGCGGAAGTCTTGACGGAACAGATGCTGATTCCCGAAAAAGTGATCGATGTCCCGCTGAAATTGGAAGAAATCAATGTGGATGTGCTGGAATCGCTTGAAATCCTCCGCCCGTTCGGGATGAGTTTCGAAAAGCCAGCTTATATGATCGAAAAGTTGACGACTGCAATTGTGCGGCAAATCGGGGCGGATAAAAACCATTTGAAGCTGGAGCTGCAGGACGGAGAGTGGAAGCTGGATGCGATCGGTTTCCGGTTCGGCCATATGGCGGATCATATGACACCGGACATCACGTTATCCCTCGTCGGTGACTTGCAGGTGAATGAATGGAACGGCCATAAGAAGCCTCAGTTGTTGATCGAAGACGTCCGTTCGGATGACTGGCAGTTATTCGATTTGCGCGGCATTCGGGAACCGTCCCGTTGGCTTCCGAAAATTCCGCTGGAGCATACCTTATTTGTCGCGTTCCGGGATCGGACCATCTCTCGTCTGCCTTCTACGATGCAAGGAATTTCCGTCCTTCATTATGGGAAAGATCAATTAAAGGAAGCGGATAATGTTGTCCTGCTCGATATGCCGAATGCCAAGACGGAGTTGGAACATGTCATCCAGACGACTGTTCCTGACCGGATCTATGCCCATCTGCACGAGCCCGAATCGAAGTATTTTGATGGGATTCCGGGCCGTGATCAGTTTGGATGGTTTTACACTTTTTTGAAAAAGCGGGGCAGTTTCGATATGAAACAAAACGCGGATCTGCTGACCAAACATATGGGTTGGAAAAAGGATACCGTTTATTTCATATCGCAGGTGTTTTCCGAGCTTGGATTTGTTAAGATAGAGAATGGTGTGGCTTCCGTCGTGGAAACTGCCGACAAGCGGGATTTAGCGGAAGCGCCGTCTTATCGACAGAGACAACGGCAAATCGAATTGGAAAAAAGATTGCTTTATGCATCCTATTTCGAGTTGAAGCAATGGTTCGAGACGATCCGGAATGGGATCGACAGGGAGGAATAATTGATGGATTTGAAACAATATGTAACGATTGTCCCGGATTATCCAAAAGAAGGGATCAGCTTTAAAGATATCTCGACGATTATGGATAATGGTAAAGCTTATAAATACGCTACGGATGAAATCGTCAAGTATGCGAAAGAGGTAGGGACGGACATCATCGTGGGGCCGGAAGCAAGGGGCTTTATCATCGGTTGTCCGGTAGCGTACGCGTTGGAAGTCGGCTTTGCTCCAGTCCGCAAGCCTGGCAAATTGCCTCGCGAAACCATCGCAGTGGAATATGATCTGGAATATGGAAAAGATACGTTGACAATCCATAAAGATGCCATCCAACCGGGTCAGCGTGTCTTGATTGTTGATGATTTGCTGGCAACCGGCGGGACAGTCGGCGCGACTATCCAATTGGTGGAGAAATTGGGCGGCATCGTGGCTGGCTGCGCATTCATCATCGAACTGTCCTATTTGAACGGGCGTGAAAAACTGCAAGGTTACAA is drawn from Sporosarcina sp. FSL W7-1349 and contains these coding sequences:
- a CDS encoding adenine phosphoribosyltransferase — translated: MDLKQYVTIVPDYPKEGISFKDISTIMDNGKAYKYATDEIVKYAKEVGTDIIVGPEARGFIIGCPVAYALEVGFAPVRKPGKLPRETIAVEYDLEYGKDTLTIHKDAIQPGQRVLIVDDLLATGGTVGATIQLVEKLGGIVAGCAFIIELSYLNGREKLQGYNSRALITY
- the secDF gene encoding protein translocase subunit SecDF, which translates into the protein MKSRGRIVAFLLLLVLFGSLIGSTANPIVKDVKLGLDLQGGFEVLYQVEPLKDGKKITEDMVKDTANALTNRIDVLGVSEPSIQIESNNRIRVQLAGVEDQKSARELLSTQANLTFRDADDNLILDGNDLKEGKAKANFGETGNPVVTLEMKDPKKFGEVTTLISQKKPENVMVIWLDFVEGEDSFREEAQKPNPKFISAPYVQNPIQSSNVEISGSFTVEETKHLAGILNAGALPVHLEEIYSTSVGAQFGEQALNKTVFAGIVGIALIFLFMLFYYRLPGFVAVITLSVYIYLILLVFTLINGVLTLPGIAALMLGVGMAVDANILTYERIREELRVGKSVKTSFLAGAKSSFTAILDANITTLLAAVVLFIFGTSSVKGFATMLIISILVSFLTAVWGSRLLLGLLVNSGSLDGKPGLFGISKSRVHPPEEQMETLDLTTKFDRFDFVHSRKRFYVISTVLLAAGIIMLAVFKLNLGIDFSSGTRIEIMAEKPLTKEVVTDYLEEIGHPSSDIVISGETGNIGVVRYKEEFKQEEINKLKSEIATEYGAEPNISTVSSTVGEELALNAFKALLVAALGIIIYVAFRFEWRMGVASIIGLFHDAFFMVAIFSILRLEVDITFIAAVLTIVGYSINDTIVTFDRIRENLNRRGVIDNVDELADIVNKSLRQTLGRSVNTVLTVIFVVVALMLLGAESIKTFSIALLIGLLAGTYSSIFISAQIWFDLKKRQMKDKGTLNVKQEKKQWGSDEPVV
- a CDS encoding LapA family protein; protein product: MKFQWTLLFGLLFAILIAVFAVFNVDSVEVNYVFGTAMWPLVLVILGSALLGALTSGFVAIFRSYRSNRRIKELQKELAAKETTIAAQQNEIASLQRYYKPFEADSIDLNEKTAE
- a CDS encoding post-transcriptional regulator; translated protein: MAIKFEQHFIHMLPALQSKKNELHLYGYTSVTEEEIWTYCVHKKWRKKDVDAMRVFEIAKDILRISPAEFMTFTQIEEQREGNWFSDLNSEELQALLAPQKVENN
- the recJ gene encoding single-stranded-DNA-specific exonuclease RecJ, with amino-acid sequence MIESKKRWTISRPDDEIVETLQSTLKIPSVHAKILAARGITEPTKAKAFLHMDETCLHDPFLFHDMDKAVDIIGRAISEQKKIVVYGDYDADGVTSVSVLTTALERLGADVFFAIPDRFQHGYGPNQELFEELHEQGASLIITVDNGISGIDQIAHAKSLGMDVIITDHHEIGETIPAADAVIHPRHPEGSYPFGELAGVGVAFKLACALLGEIPHDLIELVAIGTVADLVPLQDENRYLVKEGIRRMRRSTRPAIQALARVAGAEQAGLNEESIGFTIGPRINAAGRLGDAKPAVDLLKTDDEGVAMALAEQLDSLNKERQAIVSTITKEAERMISDTYGDKIPYVFVIAGEGWNPGVVGIVASRLTEKYHRPSIVLSLDPEAGTAKGSARSISGFDLFGELSKNAHLLPHFGGHQMAAGMTLSIDDIDDLRQNLNAQAAEVLTEQMLIPEKVIDVPLKLEEINVDVLESLEILRPFGMSFEKPAYMIEKLTTAIVRQIGADKNHLKLELQDGEWKLDAIGFRFGHMADHMTPDITLSLVGDLQVNEWNGHKKPQLLIEDVRSDDWQLFDLRGIREPSRWLPKIPLEHTLFVAFRDRTISRLPSTMQGISVLHYGKDQLKEADNVVLLDMPNAKTELEHVIQTTVPDRIYAHLHEPESKYFDGIPGRDQFGWFYTFLKKRGSFDMKQNADLLTKHMGWKKDTVYFISQVFSELGFVKIENGVASVVETADKRDLAEAPSYRQRQRQIELEKRLLYASYFELKQWFETIRNGIDREE